From Candidatus Omnitrophota bacterium, a single genomic window includes:
- a CDS encoding cell wall metabolism sensor histidine kinase WalK, protein MRINVHWKLTFVFFFLITLILFITYFYLNKNLSVFLENRLQDNLKKELFLSKKLIETNLIEKQETLDWDSLADEIGKLLELRVTLVDLKGVVLGDSELNKKELEEVESHLSRPEIQSAIKEGFGQSKRFSSTLGKDMLYVAMPFGKPEPYGIVRLSLPVLEVELLEANLKKIVLLSIFLVFILSALFSFLLAKMVSRPILRMSNLAKEIAKGNYPHQPLFYAHDEIGELAKSLQQMSEEIRNKIAYISSEEAKLKTVLSSIVEGLMVMDKKGEVVLVNDSLRKMFCLDAQIMGKRPLELIRNNKVQKITDGILKEGHRFLSDEIEVNFPQEKIVRINGTPIIKNGEIEGVVIVFHDITELKRLEKIRQDFVANVSHELRTPLTSIKGYAETLLEGALEDKKNAKEFLEIIYRDAERLSRLIDDLLDLSRIESGKLKMHFSKVDLAKIIKHSLRIMDEQLNNRNITVELNLPENLSPVLADEARITQVMLNLLDNAIKYNVDRGKIEISVLEKDNFMEVNIKDTGIGIPEKDLLRLFERFYRVDKARSRELGGTGLGLSIVKHIVQAHQGEVFAKSEFGKGSTFSFTLPKA, encoded by the coding sequence ATGAGAATTAATGTCCATTGGAAATTAACTTTTGTTTTTTTCTTTTTAATAACCCTTATACTTTTTATAACTTATTTTTATCTTAATAAAAATCTTAGCGTCTTTTTGGAGAATCGCCTTCAAGATAATTTGAAAAAAGAGTTATTTTTGAGTAAAAAATTAATAGAAACTAATCTTATAGAAAAACAAGAGACCTTAGATTGGGATAGTTTGGCAGATGAGATAGGTAAGCTCTTGGAGTTGAGGGTGACCCTTGTGGATTTAAAAGGGGTTGTTCTGGGAGATTCCGAACTAAATAAGAAAGAGTTGGAAGAAGTAGAAAGTCATCTTAGCCGGCCAGAGATTCAGTCGGCAATTAAAGAGGGATTTGGCCAGAGCAAAAGATTCAGTTCTACGCTTGGCAAGGATATGCTTTATGTAGCTATGCCTTTCGGTAAGCCCGAACCCTACGGCATAGTTAGACTATCGCTACCTGTATTAGAGGTAGAGTTATTAGAGGCCAATTTAAAGAAAATAGTCTTATTATCCATTTTCCTCGTATTTATTTTATCTGCGCTATTTAGTTTTCTCTTAGCCAAAATGGTCTCCCGCCCCATTTTACGTATGTCTAATCTAGCAAAAGAAATAGCCAAAGGTAATTATCCTCACCAACCGCTATTCTATGCACACGATGAGATAGGCGAGTTGGCTAAATCTCTGCAACAGATGTCAGAAGAGATAAGGAATAAGATTGCTTATATCAGTTCCGAGGAGGCAAAATTAAAAACAGTGCTTTCCAGCATAGTTGAAGGTTTAATGGTGATGGATAAAAAGGGAGAGGTAGTTTTGGTTAACGATAGTCTAAGAAAGATGTTTTGTTTAGATGCTCAGATTATGGGAAAAAGGCCGTTGGAGTTAATCCGCAACAATAAAGTTCAGAAAATAACCGACGGTATCTTAAAAGAAGGGCATAGATTTTTGAGTGATGAGATAGAAGTAAATTTTCCTCAAGAGAAAATAGTGCGTATCAATGGAACTCCAATTATAAAAAATGGAGAGATAGAGGGAGTAGTTATTGTTTTTCATGATATTACAGAACTGAAGCGCTTAGAGAAAATAAGACAGGATTTTGTTGCTAACGTATCTCATGAATTGCGCACCCCTTTAACGAGTATAAAGGGATATGCGGAAACGCTTTTAGAGGGTGCGTTGGAAGATAAAAAAAACGCCAAAGAGTTTTTAGAGATTATTTATCGGGACGCAGAACGTCTTTCCCGTCTGATTGACGACCTCTTAGACCTTTCGCGGATAGAATCGGGTAAACTAAAGATGCATTTTTCAAAGGTTGATTTAGCTAAAATTATAAAACACTCGCTAAGAATAATGGATGAGCAATTGAATAATAGAAATATTACTGTTGAATTAAATTTGCCAGAAAATTTATCCCCGGTATTAGCAGATGAGGCAAGAATTACCCAAGTTATGCTTAATCTTTTAGATAATGCTATTAAATATAATGTAGATAGAGGTAAAATAGAGATTTCTGTTCTGGAAAAAGATAATTTTATGGAAGTAAATATTAAGGATACAGGCATCGGCATTCCCGAGAAGGACCTCCTTCGCCTATTTGAAAGATTCTATCGCGTGGATAAGGCACGTTCACGCGAATTAGGCGGAACAGGTCTGGGACTATCTATTGTGAAACATATTGTGCAAGCCCACCAAGGAGAAGTTTTTGCTAAATCGGAATTTGGTAAAGGTTCCACTTTTTCTTTTACCCTTCCCAAAGCATAA